The genomic interval AAGAAATCTCATCCAGGTTATGTCGTCAGCGCAACCGCGGGACATGAATAGGTGACAGACCAACTACGGCCGCCACATCAACCGGAAAGGAGACGCAAATGCCCCCACATCCCAACAAACGGAGGGCCTGCTCGCCAGGGTCCTGAGCCCGCCACCCACACAATTTCATAGGCGCGCGCGGCGCCGGGCACAGTCACGCGGCCGGTCGCAGAAGACCCGTGGAAGCTAAATGTACACACATCAGAAGTAAAAAACGCCTCTGACGTGGGAAAACGTGCCCGAGGTGGGACTCGAACTGCATTCCGGGCCTTGCAAACACTGGGCTCCCGCGGAAACATATGGAATCCGGCCCGCTCCGACCGATGTACGGCCCGATCCGAGGCCGAAAGTGTGGACATTGTCCACACCCCTCTTTTTTGCCCTGCGGCAGCAACGCCGAACCGGACAAGGACACCCGCGACATCGGATTACTCCTTCCGTCTCCTAATCCGAGAACGCGGGGGCGGGGCGACAGACTTCGAGCAGATCAACGTTTTTGCCTGCTGCAAGGATCGTCATCGCTGCAGTCACCTCAAATAGTTCAATCCGTAGCGAACCCGCTCAATACGGGCAGTCGGCCGTCGCGTCGTGGATTTCCCCGCAGGCAGCCAGGACGTGCAGCTGCCTAGTGCCACCAGTCGTCGCGCTCTTTTGTTTGGCCGTAGGGGACCGCTTCACTGAGAGCGACTGTGAACTTTGCTTTGCTGTGGCGGGTCACGAGAATCCCGTGGCGCTTGGATGACAGCGCACTGGGCAAGGCGAACGCTACAGCGGCATCGAGCTGTCGATCCATGCTCGCTCGATCCGTGATGGTGAGAGTCATTGAAAACATGGTTTCAGAAGTCATTGTTAAGAAGCCTTCGTTTCCCGCGGCGGAGTGCCGGGAAGGGATGAGAATTTGTACGCGGGCTGACTGTGGCGAGTCCGTTCGGGAATGCTGAGAGTTCAGGTCCCTTGAGTTTTTCTCAAGGGACCTGAACTGCATATTGCTATGTGCCAGGGACGGATCAGTTTCGGGGAAGGAACGCACTGTTGTCGTCGGCGCCTGCATCGTGGGCGGCATCGCTGCTGTGCGCTACGGCGTTACGGACCTTCTTTCCGCGGGCATAGCCCACGAGTCCCAGGGCCAGGATGCAGCCGAGGGTGCCCAGCGCGAAGGCTTCAAAGGCGAATTGCGAAACACCCCAGATGGCTTCGAAGTCGTATTCCAGGCCAAAGAGAACATCCAACGTTCCCGGGAATACTGCCACCCACGAGCCGATCAGGATCCAGATGAAGCAAATTGCACCCAAGGCGCGGAAACCGGCGTCTGAGACGGGAACCCTGAAGGGACGCGCTGCGTGCGGATACTTGCTGCGCAGCTTGACGGCGGCGGGGATTGCCAGAAGGTAGCTAAGCAGGAAGGTGGAGATGGCGATGCTTAGAACAACACCGAACAGCGCACTGCTTGTGCCGCTCACCTGCATGGCCGCGAGCATGAACAGGGTGGCCACAACTCCTGAAAGCGTGTTGACACGGATCGGGGTGCCCAGCTTGGGGTGGAAGCGGCCAAAGAACCCTCCGAAGAACGAGCCGTCTGCGGCGGCCATGGCCTGCATACGGTCGCTGATGATCATCCAGGCTGCACCTTGGGAAACCAGGACGAAGCAGAAGATGACGGCTGAAATGGCTAGCATCGCTTCAGCGGCCGGGCCGAAGACTGCGTAAACGGTGGCCACAGCGCCGAAAAGGCCACCGATGCCAGTGATCTGGTCCAACGGCACTACCAGCAGGATGGCCAGGATCGGGAGGAGGTAACTCGCGGCGGCGATCATGGAGGAGCGAGCGATGGAAATCGGAACGTCTTTGGCCGGGTTTTTCATCTCACCGGCGGCGCTGTTGCCGGACTCAAAGCCAAGGAACGAGAACAGCAGCAGCGGAGTGACGCCGAGGAACCCCGCCAGGGTGGGAGAGAAGAATCCGAGGTCCAAACCGTTGAACCCGTGCTGCAGCCCGTAAACCAGAGTCACGATAATGAAGAAGGTCAGGAACACGACCTTGAGGATGGCACCGAGGGAGGGTAGCCATTTGCCGTGCTTCAGGCTGACGATGGCCGAGCTCACCGTGATCCAGATGAACACAATCTTGAATATGTAGTCCCCCACGCTGCCGGCTTCCACGTGGCCTACATACTCGGACCACGACTCTACCGCCACGAACGCCATGGCACCGCCCACCCACACAGGCTGTGTCACCCACGTTAACAGGGACGCAATGGCGGCAACCACTCGCCCAAAAGCCATCTTGGTCCAGACGTACACGCCTCCTTCTTCGGTAAACGCCCCGCCCGTCTCTGCGAAAATCAGTCCGTAAGGGATCAAGAACGTGACGGCCAGGATAAGGGTCCAAGTGAAGGTTTCTCCGCCAAAGCCCGAGACCTGGCCCAGGACCTCCACGGAAATGACGGCCGCTACCACCAGCAACAGGATGTCCATGCGGCCGAGGGATTTCTGCAGATGTTTGCTTTGCTCTTGGGCAAGGCGTGTTGACGCTGTTGGCTGATCCATGATCGGTCCTTTGCTGCTGCTTAAGTTTGCTGCTACTTGAGATGAGTGGGTAGGGCGTCGTTATGCTTCTGGCTGCCAGACAGCCTGGCCTCCGGCGATTGTGAGCTGACGCGGTTTCGCCGAGGACAGCAATTTCGAAAGCGTGAATGGAGCATCGTTATGAAAGAGGTTCGCAAGACGGTAAAAGGACGTGTGCAGACTGGGCTACGGGCCTTTGAGAAGCCCGTTTTGCTTGGCCAGAGCTGCTGCTGTCAGATTTACGCTATCCAGTGAAATGCATCACGTAAACTATTGAATATCGATGAATGGCATCGAATTCCTAGATACGGATTTCAACCGAACTGGATCCACGTAGTCTTTAGGGCCGTGTAGTTATCGAAAGCGTGCAAGGACAGGTCGCGACCGAAGCCCGACTGCTTGAAGCCGCCGAACGGGGTGGTGTTGCTCAGGGCATCCACCGTGTTGACGGACACGGTTCCGGCCAACAGATCCCCCGCTATCCGGTGGGCGCGCGACAGGTCCGAAGTCCATACGGACGCCGCCAAGCCGTAGTCGGTGGCGTTCGCAAGCGACACGGCCTCGCCCTCGGTGTCGAAGGCATGTAGTACGGCCACGGGTCCGAAGATTTCCTCACGGTGGACGTCATGGTCTGGCTGAAGGCCTCCCAGCAGCGTGGGTTCCAGATAGGCGTCGGAGCCGCGGATCTCCCGCCGCTGACCGCCAAAAAGTACCTCACCTTCGGCCCGGCCTCGCAGGATCCAGCCTTCGACATCGTCAGTGTGGGCGCGGCTGATCAGCGCACCATTGCCCTCCAGGCCGGCCAGCGGGTCCGTCGGCCTATAGGCGGCTGCGGCGTCGGCAAGCAATGCAGCAAACTCGTCATGGATTTCCCGCTGGACAAGAATCCTGGAATTGGCAGAACACACCTGGCCTTGGTTATAGAAGGCCCCGAAAGCTGCCTTGGCGGCCGCCGTTGCGAGGTCGGCTGTATCAGCGAATACGATGTTGGAACTCTTGCCGCCCGCCTCAAGGCTGAGCCGCTTAAGATTGCTGCGCCCTGAAGCCTCAAGCAGGGTACGGGAGACGGCCGTGGAGCCCGTAAACGCCAGGGCATCGACGTCCATGTGGTGCGCCAGTGCGGCGCCAACCTCCCGGCCCGTGCCGGTGATGATGTTCAGGACGCCGGCCGGCAACCCGGCTTCCGCGGCCAATTCGGCCAGTCGCAGGACGCTGAGGGACGTCTGCTCGGCCGGTTTGAGCACCACGGTGTTTCCTGCCACGAGGGCGGGCGCCAGTTTCCAGACGGCGATCTCGAGTGGGAAGTTCCACGGCACGATGGCGGCGACGACACCCAGGGGTTCGCGGGTCACCATTGCCGTAGCCCCGGGAGGGACGGCGGGCAGTTCCCCGCTCTGCTTGTCAGCCGCTTCCGCGTACCACCGCAGGGTGGAAATAGCGCCGGGTACATCCACGGTGGTGGTTTGCAGAATGGGCTTGCCGCTGTCCAGCGTTTCCAGGAGTGCCAGCTCGTCCGCATGCCGCTCCATTATCGCGGCCAGCGCCAGCAGCAGCCCCTTTCGTCCTTCGGCCCCCATGCGGGACCATGAAGGGAAGGCGCGCCGTGCGGCGGCGACAGCGCGGTCCACGTCGGCCGGACCGCACACGGTCAACTCTGTCAGGACACGGCCATCAATGGGGCTGATAGTGGGGCGGGAAACTTGCCCTTGTGCGGTTGCGCGGCTTCCGTCGACGAATGCCCGGCCGTCGATCGCCAGTGCGTCTGCCCGGCCCTGCCAGTCGACGGAAAGCGTAGTGGAAGTGGTGTTCATGAAGGCTCCTCGGTTGGGGGTTTCGTGGGGATGACTAATGCGGTTTAGGTTTCGACGGCGGCGCGAAGGGCGGCACGTGCTCTTCCGAACGCCCTGCCGCGGTTCAGACGCAGGGCAGCTGAAGCGCCCATAAGGCACAAGACTTCGACTGCGATGAGGGTTAGCATGGCCCCCTCGTGGCCAGGGAAGGCCGTCACTCCGGCGGCTGCGGCAGTCCCGTGGTGGCCTCCGGCGCCAGGTGCTGTCAGTAGGACCAGGTGGATCAGGATCATGGCGGCATTCATCGTGAACAGGTGCCCGGCGGCGCGCCCGGCACAGAGCCGCCCGGCCATCATCGGAGCAGCGCTGGCCAAGCAGGCCGTGCCCATGGCAGCCATCCACCAGGCCATGGCCCCGGCCGGGCCGGTAGCCGCCGCGATGATGTGGGCGGCGGCACTGGTCGTTGAGGCAATGGTGACAATGCCGGCCGGGGCGCTTGGTAGGCGCCCTGAGCGCGGGCGGGTTCGCTGGTACATAATCCTCCCGGCTGCCCGGCGTCCCAGGAACGGGACTTTACGACGGACCTGTGAGTTGGGTAACATCAAAGCGTTGGTTGAACAGTTGTACCATCAAAATTCGACTTCAGGAAGTGCCATGATCCGTCAGACGACTCCCCTTGCTGCATTGGCGCAGCACCCGCTTGAGCAGCTCTCGGCTCAGGAGATCCACGAGGCCCGCCGAATCCTGGCGGATGCCGGCCTCGTGGCCGACACCACCCGTTTCGCATACCTCGGCCTGGTTGAACCGCCGAAGAACGCCCTCCACGGGGATGACACCGGGGCCGTTCGTGTGGTCCGGGCCATGCTGTGGGACGCGTCGCAGTCCCGATCCCTCGACGTCCGTCTTTCCCTGGCTACCGGACTCGTCGTTGATCAGCGCGAACTCAATCCTGCAGTCGACGGCCAACTGCCCGTCCTGCTGGAGGAATTCGGGATCATTGAGGACATTCTGGCCGAAGATCCCCAGTGGAACGCGGCACTTGCGTCCCGCGGCCTTACCCCGGCGCAAGTCCGCGTCGCTCCCCTGTCAGCGGGCGTCTTCGAGTACGGGAACGAGGAAGGTAAGCGGCTGCTCCGTGGCCTCGGCTTTCGCCAGGACCACCCCGGCGACCACCCGTGGGCCCACCCGATTGACGGCTTGGTGGCTTTTGTGGATGTGGAGAACCGCCGGGTCAACCACCTGATCGACGACGGTCCCGTGCCGGTTCCGGAGATCAACGGCAACTACACCGATCCCGCGATCCACGGCGAGCTGCGCACGGACCTGAAGCCGATCGAGATCACCCAGCCCGAGGGCCCCAGCTTCACCCTGGAAGGCAACCACCTCTCCTGGGCCGGTTGGGATCTGCGAGTAGGCTTCGACGCCCGCGAGGGATTGGTGCTCCACCAACTGCACCACTCGCACACCGGTCGAAGGCGCCCGGTGGTCCACCGCGCGTCGATCTCCGAAATGGTGGTCCCCTATGGCGACCCGTCCCCGTACCGGAGCTGGCAAAACTACTTTGACTCCGGCGAATACCTGGTGGGCCGGGACGCGAACTCGCTCAAGCTCGGCTGCGATTGCCTGGGCGACATCACGTATATGTCTCCCGTGGTGGCCGATGACTTCGGCAATCCACGCACCATCGAAAACGGCATCTGCATCCACGAGGAAGACGCAGGAATCCTCTGGAAGCACACGGATGAGTGGGCGGGCTCCAATGAGGTGCGCCGTAACCGCCGCCTGGTGGTCTCCTTCTTCACCACCGTGGGCAACTACGACTACGGCTTCTACTGGTACCTCTACCTGGACGGCACCATCGAATTCGAAGCGAAAGCCACGGGCATCGTGTTCACCGCCGCGCTCCCGGACAAGGACTACGCCTACGCCTCGGAGATCGCCCCAGGCCTTGGCGCCCCATACCACCAGCACCTCTTCAGCGCCCGGCTCGACATGATGATCGACGGCGCCACGAACCGTGTGGAGGAACTGGACCTCGTGCGCGTGCCCAAGGGACCGGGAAACCCGCACGGTAATGCCTTCACACAGAAACGCACACTGCTGGCCCGCGAGTCGGAGGCTGTACGGGATGCCGACGGCGCCAAGGGCCGTGTGTGGCACATCAGCAACCCGGATTCACTGAACGAGCTCGGCCACCCGGTAGGCTACACGCTTTACCCGGAGGGCAACCCCACGTTGGCGATGGCCGATGATTCCTCCATTGCCTCGCGGGCCGCGTTCGCCCGGCACCACCTTTGGGTCACCCGGCATGCGGAGGAGGAGCTCTACGCCGCCGGTGACTTCGTCAACCAACACCCGGGCGGCGCAGGGCTTCCCGCCT from Pseudarthrobacter sp. SSS035 carries:
- a CDS encoding APC family permease, translating into MDQPTASTRLAQEQSKHLQKSLGRMDILLLVVAAVISVEVLGQVSGFGGETFTWTLILAVTFLIPYGLIFAETGGAFTEEGGVYVWTKMAFGRVVAAIASLLTWVTQPVWVGGAMAFVAVESWSEYVGHVEAGSVGDYIFKIVFIWITVSSAIVSLKHGKWLPSLGAILKVVFLTFFIIVTLVYGLQHGFNGLDLGFFSPTLAGFLGVTPLLLFSFLGFESGNSAAGEMKNPAKDVPISIARSSMIAAASYLLPILAILLVVPLDQITGIGGLFGAVATVYAVFGPAAEAMLAISAVIFCFVLVSQGAAWMIISDRMQAMAAADGSFFGGFFGRFHPKLGTPIRVNTLSGVVATLFMLAAMQVSGTSSALFGVVLSIAISTFLLSYLLAIPAAVKLRSKYPHAARPFRVPVSDAGFRALGAICFIWILIGSWVAVFPGTLDVLFGLEYDFEAIWGVSQFAFEAFALGTLGCILALGLVGYARGKKVRNAVAHSSDAAHDAGADDNSAFLPRN
- a CDS encoding aldehyde dehydrogenase family protein — translated: MNTTSTTLSVDWQGRADALAIDGRAFVDGSRATAQGQVSRPTISPIDGRVLTELTVCGPADVDRAVAAARRAFPSWSRMGAEGRKGLLLALAAIMERHADELALLETLDSGKPILQTTTVDVPGAISTLRWYAEAADKQSGELPAVPPGATAMVTREPLGVVAAIVPWNFPLEIAVWKLAPALVAGNTVVLKPAEQTSLSVLRLAELAAEAGLPAGVLNIITGTGREVGAALAHHMDVDALAFTGSTAVSRTLLEASGRSNLKRLSLEAGGKSSNIVFADTADLATAAAKAAFGAFYNQGQVCSANSRILVQREIHDEFAALLADAAAAYRPTDPLAGLEGNGALISRAHTDDVEGWILRGRAEGEVLFGGQRREIRGSDAYLEPTLLGGLQPDHDVHREEIFGPVAVLHAFDTEGEAVSLANATDYGLAASVWTSDLSRAHRIAGDLLAGTVSVNTVDALSNTTPFGGFKQSGFGRDLSLHAFDNYTALKTTWIQFG
- a CDS encoding primary-amine oxidase, translated to MIRQTTPLAALAQHPLEQLSAQEIHEARRILADAGLVADTTRFAYLGLVEPPKNALHGDDTGAVRVVRAMLWDASQSRSLDVRLSLATGLVVDQRELNPAVDGQLPVLLEEFGIIEDILAEDPQWNAALASRGLTPAQVRVAPLSAGVFEYGNEEGKRLLRGLGFRQDHPGDHPWAHPIDGLVAFVDVENRRVNHLIDDGPVPVPEINGNYTDPAIHGELRTDLKPIEITQPEGPSFTLEGNHLSWAGWDLRVGFDAREGLVLHQLHHSHTGRRRPVVHRASISEMVVPYGDPSPYRSWQNYFDSGEYLVGRDANSLKLGCDCLGDITYMSPVVADDFGNPRTIENGICIHEEDAGILWKHTDEWAGSNEVRRNRRLVVSFFTTVGNYDYGFYWYLYLDGTIEFEAKATGIVFTAALPDKDYAYASEIAPGLGAPYHQHLFSARLDMMIDGATNRVEELDLVRVPKGPGNPHGNAFTQKRTLLARESEAVRDADGAKGRVWHISNPDSLNELGHPVGYTLYPEGNPTLAMADDSSIASRAAFARHHLWVTRHAEEELYAAGDFVNQHPGGAGLPAYVAQDRDINGQDLVVWHSFGLTHFPRPEDWPIMPVDTTGFKLKPHGFFDANPTLNVPSSTAAHCAPGNRAADTSHDGGAGHGAGSCGH